In the Chthonomonadales bacterium genome, TCGCGAGATGGCGGCGGACCGCCAGATGCTGGTCCGCCGCCTGCGCGAGGGCCGCGAGTTCTTCGGCTATCTGCGGGAGCGCCGGAGCATCGCCCACAGCCACGGGCACGCCCCCGCCGACCAGCCCGCCTGACGCCGGGCGCGCTCAAGCGCGGTAGGCCACCATCAAGCCGTCGCGGATGGGCACGAGCGTCGAGGTCCAGCCGTTGCCCGCCGTGAGCGCCGCGGTCATCTCGCGGATCCCGCGGGTGGCTTCGCCGTCGTCGGATGGGTCGAGCACACGCCCATGCCAGAGCATGTTGTCGACGATGAGGGCGCCGCCAGGCCGCAGTTTGCTGGCGATGACGGGCAGCGAGGCCGGATAGCCCGTCTTGTCAATGTCGTTGAACACCAGGTCGAACGGCCCCTCGGCGTCGCGCAGCGCGGCCACGGCCTCGCCGACGGTGAAACGTACCACGTCGCCGAGCCCGAGCGAGGCGAGGTGGCCTCGCGCGCGGTCGGAGAGGCCCTGATCCCACACAACGTGGTGCACCACCCCGCCACCGTTCTCCTTCACGGCGCGCGCGAACCAGGCGGTCGAGTAGCCGTAGCCGGAGCCGAGCTCGAACACGCGCCGCGCGCCGAGGAGGCGCGCGATGACGTAGCAAAGCTGCCCGCTGGCCGGCCCCACGATCGGGAAGCCGTTGTCGCGGGCCCACTGCTCCATGCCGGCAAGCTCGGGCTGGCGCGGCGGGACGAGCGAGTCCAGATACTCCGATATGCGTGCAGGGAACAGTTCGTCGGTCATGGTCACCTTTCGGCGCGGGTCGGGGACGCCCGCTGCGCACGTGCTGGCCAGACATACGACCGCCGAGACCTCGCCGTTCCGGCGCGCCCCGGCGCGGAGCGATGATGATGGGCGACGGTCTGAAATGCGCGCACATCCAGTTCGAGCTGCCGCTGGACGCCGACGCCCGGAAGGCGGCCTGGCGAGCCGTCGAGCCGGCCTGGCTATCGCTCGCAACGGAGGCCACGCCCGCCGACGCCATCCCACCGGATGAGCGCGCCTGGTTCTCCGACGACGCGCCCAAGCCGCCCGCGTCCGGTCCGCTGCCCACCGCGCTGCGCGTGCTGTGGTCGGACACGAGCCTCTACCTGCTCTTCCAGTGTGCGGATAGCGACGTGTGGTCTACCCGCACGCAGCGCGACGACCCGCTGTATGAGGAGGAGGTCGTGGAGGCGTTCCTCTGCCCGACGGGCGACGCTCGGCACTACTACGAGCTCGAGCTGAGCCCGCGCAACGTCCTCTTCGACGCGCGCGTCGACAGCCCGGAACGCAACCGGCTGACGATGCGTGTCGACACCGCCTGGAGTTGCGCGGGCATCCGCACGGCGGTCCGAGTGTGTGGAGTGCTCGAGGGCTCGCCGCCGGAGCGCCGCTCGGAGACCCCGGCTCTCCACCGCTCGCGATGGTGGACCGCCGAGCTCGCGGTGCCGTTCGCCGCGTTCCCGGAGGCGCCTCGTCCGCGTCCGGGCGACGCGTGGCGCGCGAACTTCTTCCGGATCGACGGCCAGGCACCTCCCGTGTGCCTGGCCTGGCGTCCGACGCTTGAGGTGCCGGCCAACTTCCACGTGCCGGACCGGTTCGGGGCACTCCGCTTCGTGTGACCGCGGACGTCGCTACGCGTCGATGGGGCCGAGGCCGCTGGCGGGCCCGGCCTCGCCGTCCCACGCCCCGCGGAGCTCCTCCAGAAGCCCTTCGGCCGTCTCGGCCGTGCGAACGAGCGCGCGATGCGCGGGC is a window encoding:
- a CDS encoding O-methyltransferase; the protein is MTDELFPARISEYLDSLVPPRQPELAGMEQWARDNGFPIVGPASGQLCYVIARLLGARRVFELGSGYGYSTAWFARAVKENGGGVVHHVVWDQGLSDRARGHLASLGLGDVVRFTVGEAVAALRDAEGPFDLVFNDIDKTGYPASLPVIASKLRPGGALIVDNMLWHGRVLDPSDDGEATRGIREMTAALTAGNGWTSTLVPIRDGLMVAYRA
- a CDS encoding carbohydrate-binding family 9-like protein, which encodes MGDGLKCAHIQFELPLDADARKAAWRAVEPAWLSLATEATPADAIPPDERAWFSDDAPKPPASGPLPTALRVLWSDTSLYLLFQCADSDVWSTRTQRDDPLYEEEVVEAFLCPTGDARHYYELELSPRNVLFDARVDSPERNRLTMRVDTAWSCAGIRTAVRVCGVLEGSPPERRSETPALHRSRWWTAELAVPFAAFPEAPRPRPGDAWRANFFRIDGQAPPVCLAWRPTLEVPANFHVPDRFGALRFV